Proteins encoded by one window of Dendropsophus ebraccatus isolate aDenEbr1 chromosome 4, aDenEbr1.pat, whole genome shotgun sequence:
- the LOC138789800 gene encoding solute carrier family 66 member 2-like, with translation MDFSEDSEDTWPVLSWISSCLMVFGGILPYIPQYQEIRRTSNTDGFSTWVCFVLLIANILRILFWFGKFFEFPLLLQSIVMILTMLSILHLCCTVHTVNRVSTKYHAFTDFDLNHFWKWNRFEDYLQFCLSVTMFGALLTFVFLDVPIFVEGLGLVALLTEALLGLPQLLQNLRNKSTQGMSVKMVMLWTVGDCFKTSYFIIKSTPVQFWLCGALQICLDVLILLQVWYYNQQPHVKFG, from the exons ATGGATTTTTCAGAGGATTCTGAAGACACGTGGCCGGTCTTGTCTTGGATATCATCCTGCTTAATGGTGTTTGGCGGTATACTCCCCTACATCCCTcagtatcaggagattaggagGACATCTAACACGGATGGCTTCTCTACCTGGGTATGCTTTGTTCTGCTTATTGCCAACATCCTCCGGATTTTGTTTTG GTTTGGGAAATTTTTTGagttccccctcctcctgcagagTATCGTGATGATCCTCACCATGCTGTCTATCCTGCATCTCTGCTGCACTGTGCACACTGTGAACCGTGTGTCAACCAAGTACCATGCCTTTACCG ATTTTGATCTTAATCACTTCTGGAAGTGGAACCGCTTTGAGGATTACCTGCAGTTCTGCCTGTCTGTGACCATGTTTGGGGCTCTACTCACTTTCGTCTTTCTGGATGTCCCCATCTTTGTGGAGGGCCTGGGTTTAGTGGCTCTCCTTACGGAGGCACTGTTAGGActgccccagctgctgcagaacctcaggaACAAGTCTACACAGGGGATGAG TGTGAAGATGGTCATGCTGTGGACTGTGGGTGACTGCTTTAAGACTTCATACTTCATTATTAAGTCGACCCCAGTTCAATTCTGGCTGTGCGGAGCCCTGCAGATCTGCCTGGATGTGCTCATCCTCCTCCAGGTCTGGTACTACAACCAACAGCCTCACGTCAAGTTTGGATAA